One region of Deinococcus budaensis genomic DNA includes:
- a CDS encoding SDR family oxidoreductase, which translates to MSGPLIGVTGAPGNVGTPLVRALLSRGARVRVLARRPEEARRVLGEAPELEYRPLEFGDRRTYVGAMQGVDRLFVVRPPQVSQVGRDMVPALDVALGAGVRHMALLSLQGAEKITFVPHAQLEHYLRASGAAYTLLRPSFFMQNLTTTHLPELRRGEVYVPAGRGRTSFIDVRDIAEVAALVLTEPGHAGQAYELTGPGALTYTEVAQKFSAATGRPVRYTDPSPLAFFRHMRARGVPTAQVMVMEAIYATARFGLAARVTPDTARLLGRAPRSFDDFARDVAPLLTQETSHA; encoded by the coding sequence ATGAGCGGCCCCTTGATCGGGGTGACGGGCGCGCCCGGCAACGTGGGCACGCCGCTGGTGCGGGCGCTGCTCTCGCGCGGCGCGCGGGTGCGGGTGCTGGCCCGCCGCCCCGAGGAAGCCCGCCGCGTGCTGGGCGAGGCGCCGGAGTTGGAGTACCGCCCGCTGGAGTTCGGGGACCGCCGAACCTACGTGGGGGCGATGCAGGGGGTCGACCGGCTGTTCGTGGTGCGGCCCCCACAGGTCAGTCAGGTGGGCCGCGACATGGTGCCCGCGCTCGACGTGGCGCTGGGCGCCGGGGTACGGCACATGGCGCTGCTTTCCTTACAGGGCGCCGAGAAGATCACCTTCGTGCCCCACGCCCAGCTCGAACACTACCTGCGGGCGAGCGGCGCGGCCTACACGCTGCTGCGGCCCTCCTTTTTCATGCAGAACCTGACCACCACCCACCTGCCCGAGCTGCGGCGGGGCGAGGTCTATGTTCCGGCGGGGCGGGGCCGCACCAGTTTTATCGATGTGCGCGACATCGCGGAGGTGGCGGCCCTGGTGCTCACCGAGCCGGGCCACGCGGGGCAAGCCTACGAGCTGACCGGCCCCGGGGCGCTGACCTATACGGAAGTCGCCCAGAAGTTCAGCGCCGCGACGGGGCGGCCCGTCCGCTACACGGACCCCAGCCCGCTGGCCTTTTTCCGGCACATGCGGGCGCGGGGGGTGCCGACCGCGCAGGTCATGGTGATGGAGGCGATCTACGCCACTGCCCGCTTCGGCCTGGCCGCACGGGTGACCCCCGACACGGCCCGGCTGCTGGGAAGAGCGCCCCGGTCGTTTGACGACTTCGCCCGCGACGTGGCCCCCCTTCTCACTCAGGAGACCTCCCATGCTTAA
- a CDS encoding proline dehydrogenase family protein, producing MIDQMYRKAVLTVSGQKFVEDLVRARGYGLAQRFVAGEDAASAIAAVKELEGDGILGNLDLLGEFVTSPDTADEFAAKVLHLLDEAHAAGITPYVSVKLSSIGQGMAVGGEDLGLTNARRIVGRAKEYGGFVCLDMEDHPRVDQTLAQFRTLVNEFGRQHVGTVLQSYLYRSEADRAALDDLSPNLRIVKGAYLEPDTVAMPDKADVDASYRKLVYAHMQAGQTGGAQYVNVATHDESIIADVKHFVLAHGIRKDAFEFQMLYGIRRDLQRELAAQGYRVRAYIPYGRDWYPYFSRRIAERPANVLFVLRGMLKG from the coding sequence ATGATCGACCAGATGTACCGCAAGGCTGTCCTGACCGTCTCGGGGCAGAAGTTCGTCGAAGACCTCGTGCGCGCGCGCGGCTACGGGCTGGCGCAGCGCTTCGTCGCCGGAGAGGACGCCGCTTCCGCCATCGCCGCCGTCAAGGAGCTGGAAGGAGACGGCATTCTGGGGAACCTCGACCTGCTGGGCGAGTTCGTCACGTCGCCGGACACCGCCGACGAGTTCGCGGCCAAGGTCCTGCACCTGCTTGACGAGGCCCACGCCGCCGGAATCACCCCCTACGTCAGCGTCAAGCTGTCGAGCATCGGGCAGGGCATGGCCGTCGGCGGCGAGGACCTCGGCCTGACCAACGCCCGGCGCATCGTGGGCCGCGCGAAGGAGTACGGCGGGTTCGTGTGCCTGGATATGGAAGACCACCCCCGGGTGGACCAGACCCTCGCGCAGTTCCGCACGCTGGTGAACGAATTTGGCCGCCAGCACGTCGGCACGGTGCTCCAGAGCTACCTCTACCGCTCGGAGGCCGACCGCGCCGCACTGGACGACCTCTCGCCCAACCTCCGGATCGTGAAGGGCGCGTACCTGGAGCCGGACACGGTCGCCATGCCCGACAAGGCCGACGTGGACGCCAGCTACCGCAAGCTGGTGTACGCGCACATGCAGGCGGGCCAGACTGGGGGAGCGCAGTACGTGAACGTCGCCACCCACGACGAGTCCATCATCGCGGACGTGAAACATTTCGTGCTGGCCCACGGCATCCGCAAGGACGCCTTCGAGTTCCAGATGCTCTACGGCATCCGGCGCGACCTGCAACGGGAACTGGCCGCGCAAGGCTACCGGGTGCGCGCCTATATCCCCTACGGCCGCGACTGGTACCCGTACTTCTCGCGCCGCATCGCCGAGCGCCCCGCCAACGTGCTGTTCGTGCTGCGCGGCATGCTGAAAGGATGA
- a CDS encoding GntR family transcriptional regulator, with product MTPFERPTLVRDGVYGHLRRAVLDGEIAPGERLGEVELGERLGVSRTPVREAIMRLTQDGLLVAEANKGVRVRTVSAAEAQGTYVVREELDGLAAALAAQAHTEADAGALRGALDALNAAPGGDYREQTRLDLAFHREVTLAAHNTALAELARWLSLRVALIKHQTRIYNAHPDTAAQHGAILSAVLARDADAAREAARTHVRTFAPLVMQNLGETP from the coding sequence ATGACCCCTTTCGAGCGGCCCACCCTGGTGCGCGACGGCGTGTATGGCCACCTGCGCCGCGCCGTGCTGGACGGCGAGATTGCGCCCGGCGAGCGGCTGGGCGAGGTGGAACTCGGCGAGCGGCTGGGCGTGAGCCGCACCCCGGTCCGCGAGGCGATCATGCGGCTGACGCAAGACGGCCTGCTGGTGGCCGAGGCGAACAAGGGCGTGCGGGTGCGGACCGTGAGCGCCGCCGAGGCGCAGGGCACCTACGTGGTGCGCGAGGAACTCGACGGCCTGGCGGCGGCGCTGGCGGCCCAGGCCCACACCGAGGCCGATGCGGGGGCGCTGCGGGGCGCCCTGGACGCCCTCAACGCCGCGCCGGGCGGCGACTACCGCGAGCAGACCCGGCTCGACCTCGCCTTTCACCGGGAGGTCACGCTGGCGGCCCACAACACCGCGCTGGCCGAGCTGGCGCGCTGGCTCTCGCTGCGGGTGGCGCTGATCAAGCACCAGACGCGCATCTACAATGCCCACCCGGACACCGCCGCGCAGCACGGCGCGATTCTCAGCGCCGTCCTCGCGCGCGACGCGGACGCCGCCCGCGAGGCGGCCCGCACGCACGTCCGCACCTTTGCCCCTCTCGTGATGCAGAACCTCGGAGAAACGCCATGA
- a CDS encoding MgtC/SapB family protein translates to METFWNELRLMQGLLAAFVLSGLIGWERERLGRGAGLRTYILIGVSAALFVVLADTLIFRFADDSEQVRFDLVGVLGAVVSGVSFLGAGAIFSDRRGQGAKGLTTAAGMLATAGVGVACGLHLYVLATGATLLFLFTLGVLGRLTESVKERENPAGQSRPDGEPE, encoded by the coding sequence GTGGAGACTTTCTGGAACGAGTTGCGGCTGATGCAGGGGCTGCTGGCCGCCTTCGTGCTGAGCGGCCTGATCGGCTGGGAACGCGAGCGGCTGGGCCGGGGCGCGGGGCTGCGCACCTACATCCTGATCGGCGTGAGCGCGGCGCTGTTCGTGGTGCTGGCCGATACGCTGATCTTCCGCTTCGCCGACGACTCCGAACAGGTGCGCTTCGACCTCGTGGGCGTACTGGGCGCGGTGGTCAGCGGCGTCAGCTTTCTGGGCGCGGGCGCGATCTTTTCCGACCGGCGCGGCCAGGGCGCCAAGGGCCTGACCACGGCGGCGGGCATGCTCGCCACTGCGGGCGTCGGGGTCGCGTGCGGCCTGCATCTGTACGTGCTGGCGACCGGGGCCACGCTGCTGTTCCTCTTCACGCTGGGCGTGCTGGGCCGCCTGACCGAGAGCGTCAAGGAGCGCGAGAATCCGGCCGGACAGTCCAGGCCGGACGGCGAGCCGGAGTGA
- the recO gene encoding DNA repair protein RecO, with amino-acid sequence MRSRSANRSGIVIRRRVTPAGDIVVSLLTPQGKIKAIARGGVRGPLASRLNLFHHVGVQLYQTPQADLATVQQAVLEGALTSLAEPERYAFAHLMAELADALFQEGEFSEQAFDLFAGALRGVSRQPDPEWVALVMSYKLLGLAGFVPQTARCARCGAPDPTHPDPLAGQMLCAKCASLPAYPPEGLDFLRNVVRRSVRVSMEQPVPEEQRPALWRALERFVTVQVGNVQSWRQLVPHAAGVAG; translated from the coding sequence TTGAGGTCGCGCAGCGCCAACCGCAGCGGCATCGTGATCCGGAGGCGGGTGACGCCTGCCGGGGACATCGTCGTGTCGCTGCTGACGCCCCAGGGCAAGATCAAGGCGATTGCGCGCGGCGGGGTGCGCGGGCCGCTCGCCAGCCGCCTGAACCTCTTCCACCATGTCGGGGTGCAGCTCTACCAGACGCCGCAGGCCGACCTGGCGACCGTGCAGCAGGCCGTGCTGGAAGGCGCCCTGACCAGCCTGGCCGAGCCGGAGCGCTACGCCTTCGCGCACCTGATGGCCGAACTGGCCGACGCCCTGTTTCAGGAGGGCGAGTTTTCCGAGCAGGCCTTTGACCTGTTCGCGGGCGCGCTGCGCGGCGTGTCGCGCCAGCCGGACCCCGAGTGGGTCGCGCTGGTCATGAGCTACAAGCTGCTGGGGCTGGCGGGCTTCGTGCCCCAGACCGCCCGCTGCGCCCGTTGCGGCGCCCCCGACCCCACGCACCCCGACCCCCTGGCCGGGCAGATGCTGTGCGCGAAGTGCGCCAGTCTGCCCGCCTACCCGCCGGAGGGCCTCGACTTTCTGCGGAACGTGGTGCGCCGCAGCGTGCGCGTCAGCATGGAGCAGCCCGTGCCCGAGGAGCAGCGCCCGGCCCTCTGGCGTGCGCTGGAACGCTTCGTGACCGTGCAGGTCGGGAACGTGCAGAGCTGGCGGCAACTGGTGCCGCACGCGGCGGGGGTGGCTGGGTAA
- a CDS encoding alpha/beta hydrolase, producing the protein MSSRIRLSRPLLLGLGTLALGLGLTACSNTNPQDALNRAVNTRGLNVVTDQRYGPDARNLIDVYSPPNAKGAPVVLFVHGGSWQNGDKDGHKFVGESLARAGYVTGVMSYRLAPQNRYPAYVQDTAAALKWLREQAGRFGGNPDSLFVTGHSAGAFNAVEAVVNERWLREAGVPIGAVRGVIGIAGPYSYDFRQFQSRVAFPENGTPEQVMPDRHVRRDAPPHLLLVAANDDTVHPQNALNMEAALKKAGVPVTRTVLPRVNHITIAAAIARPLTFLGGTRQQMIDFIERHKVPTSR; encoded by the coding sequence ATGTCTTCCCGCATCCGCCTTTCCCGCCCGCTGCTGCTGGGCCTGGGCACCCTGGCGCTGGGCCTGGGGCTGACCGCCTGCTCGAACACCAACCCGCAAGACGCCCTCAACCGCGCAGTCAATACCCGTGGCCTGAACGTGGTCACCGATCAGCGCTACGGCCCCGACGCCCGCAACCTGATCGACGTGTACTCGCCGCCCAACGCCAAGGGCGCCCCGGTGGTGCTGTTCGTCCACGGCGGCTCGTGGCAGAACGGCGACAAGGACGGCCACAAGTTCGTCGGGGAGAGCCTGGCGCGCGCCGGGTACGTGACGGGCGTGATGAGCTACCGCCTGGCCCCCCAAAACCGCTATCCCGCCTACGTGCAGGACACCGCCGCCGCCCTGAAGTGGCTGCGCGAGCAAGCGGGCCGGTTCGGCGGCAACCCCGACTCCCTGTTCGTGACCGGGCACTCGGCGGGCGCCTTCAACGCCGTCGAGGCGGTCGTCAACGAGCGCTGGCTGCGCGAGGCGGGCGTACCCATCGGCGCGGTGCGGGGCGTGATCGGCATCGCCGGGCCATATTCCTACGACTTCCGGCAGTTCCAGAGCCGGGTCGCCTTCCCGGAAAACGGCACCCCCGAGCAGGTCATGCCTGACCGCCACGTGCGCCGGGACGCGCCGCCGCACCTGCTGCTGGTGGCCGCCAACGACGACACCGTTCACCCGCAAAACGCCCTGAACATGGAAGCCGCGCTGAAGAAAGCCGGAGTCCCGGTCACGCGCACGGTGCTGCCGCGCGTCAACCACATCACGATCGCCGCCGCCATCGCCCGGCCGCTGACCTTTCTGGGCGGGACGCGCCAGCAGATGATCGACTTTATCGAGCGGCACAAGGTGCCTACCTCGCGCTGA
- a CDS encoding lycopene cyclase family protein, whose protein sequence is MHSDTRTDVLVVGGGPAGLALAAELAACGLSVRLVAPHPPRPFPATYGAWLGELPPLALTCLTEVWSDVRVYTGEQPTPLLRPYALLDNARLLGALLARAGRALRWTVGTVRGAQREGEGWTVHGAGGQTWPTRLVVDAGGHGGGLIRPQHPGGAALQTAYGLVAHFEQPPAPPGGMVWMDYRAPHLPPAEVQAAPTFLYAMHLGGTRYLVEETSLIARPGLTRARLRERLHARLAAQGTLPRETEAEEWVAFPMNAAAPAPGPLLAYGSAAGLVHPVSGFQLADALCRAPGVAQAVAAALAAGGPQAATQAGWAALWSPERRAAREVALIGVDALLALPGEQLPAFFAAFFALPAAQWHAFLAPGTDAGTLARTMLRLFAHAPNPVRLPLAQAALGQVPASGRALRAALG, encoded by the coding sequence ATGCACAGCGACACGCGCACGGACGTGCTGGTCGTGGGGGGAGGCCCGGCGGGCCTGGCGCTCGCGGCCGAACTCGCCGCCTGCGGCCTGAGCGTGCGGCTGGTCGCGCCCCACCCGCCCCGCCCCTTCCCGGCGACCTACGGCGCCTGGCTCGGCGAGCTGCCGCCCCTGGCCCTGACCTGTCTGACCGAGGTGTGGAGCGACGTGCGCGTCTATACGGGCGAGCAGCCCACGCCCCTGCTGCGGCCCTACGCCCTGCTGGACAATGCCCGGCTGCTGGGGGCGTTGCTCGCGCGGGCGGGCCGGGCGCTGCGATGGACGGTGGGCACGGTGCGCGGTGCCCAGCGGGAGGGGGAAGGCTGGACCGTTCACGGTGCAGGCGGCCAGACATGGCCTACCCGGCTGGTCGTGGACGCAGGGGGGCACGGCGGCGGCCTCATCCGGCCCCAGCACCCGGGGGGCGCGGCCCTCCAGACGGCCTACGGCCTCGTCGCGCACTTCGAGCAGCCGCCCGCCCCGCCCGGCGGCATGGTCTGGATGGACTACCGCGCCCCCCACCTCCCGCCCGCCGAGGTTCAAGCCGCGCCGACCTTCCTGTACGCCATGCACCTGGGCGGCACCCGCTACCTCGTCGAGGAAACCAGCCTGATCGCCCGTCCCGGCCTGACGCGCGCCCGCCTGAGGGAGCGCCTGCACGCCCGCCTGGCCGCGCAGGGCACCCTGCCCCGCGAGACCGAGGCCGAGGAGTGGGTCGCCTTTCCGATGAACGCCGCTGCGCCCGCGCCCGGCCCGCTGCTCGCGTACGGGTCGGCGGCGGGGCTGGTGCATCCGGTCAGCGGCTTTCAGCTGGCCGACGCCCTGTGCCGCGCGCCCGGAGTGGCGCAGGCGGTCGCGGCCGCGCTGGCTGCCGGGGGACCGCAGGCGGCCACGCAGGCCGGGTGGGCCGCCCTGTGGTCCCCGGAGCGCCGCGCCGCCCGCGAGGTCGCCCTGATCGGCGTGGACGCCCTGCTGGCACTGCCGGGCGAGCAGCTTCCCGCCTTCTTCGCCGCCTTTTTCGCGCTGCCCGCCGCCCAGTGGCACGCTTTTCTGGCTCCCGGCACCGACGCGGGCACGCTGGCCCGCACCATGCTGCGGCTCTTTGCCCACGCGCCGAACCCGGTGCGCCTGCCCCTTGCCCAGGCCGCGCTGGGGCAGGTTCCGGCCAGCGGACGTGCCCTGCGCGCCGCGCTGGGTTGA
- the sdaAB gene encoding L-serine ammonia-lyase, iron-sulfur-dependent subunit beta, whose amino-acid sequence MSLLDMIGPVMIGPSSSHTAGACRLGLVAHHLLGEPPRRAVIGLHASFAKTGRGHGTHLALVAGLLGYAPDDARLPRAFEEAEAAGLTAEFRDVDLGDVHPNTAQIELHGDTLAVTVQGSSTGGGVILVTGVQGLGVNFSGASPTVLLRYTDAVGMIARIASTIAADGVNIAALTCTRETRGGQALVAIELDAPLSPQALAFLDHWPDTNWVRLLPKLMDG is encoded by the coding sequence ATGTCCCTCCTCGACATGATTGGCCCGGTCATGATCGGGCCGAGCAGCAGCCACACGGCGGGTGCCTGCCGCCTGGGCCTGGTGGCCCACCACCTGCTGGGCGAGCCTCCCCGCCGGGCGGTGATCGGCCTGCACGCGTCTTTTGCCAAGACCGGGCGGGGGCACGGCACCCACCTCGCGCTGGTGGCGGGCCTGCTGGGGTACGCCCCCGACGACGCCCGCCTGCCCCGCGCCTTCGAGGAGGCCGAGGCGGCGGGCCTGACGGCCGAGTTCCGCGACGTGGACCTGGGGGACGTGCATCCGAATACCGCCCAGATCGAATTGCACGGGGACACGCTGGCGGTCACGGTGCAGGGCAGCTCGACGGGCGGCGGCGTGATCCTGGTCACGGGGGTGCAGGGGCTGGGGGTGAACTTCAGCGGGGCGAGTCCCACCGTGCTGCTGCGCTACACCGACGCGGTCGGGATGATCGCCCGCATCGCTTCCACCATCGCCGCCGACGGGGTGAACATCGCCGCGCTGACCTGCACCCGCGAGACGCGCGGCGGGCAGGCGCTGGTCGCCATCGAACTCGACGCGCCGCTCAGCCCGCAGGCGCTGGCCTTTCTCGACCACTGGCCCGACACCAACTGGGTGCGGCTGCTGCCCAAGCTGATGGACGGCTGA
- the sdaAA gene encoding L-serine ammonia-lyase, iron-sulfur-dependent, subunit alpha, with amino-acid sequence MTLEELMNAPAPASGWVLAQDCAETGLDPQDIRSEMSRRIGEMRASVERGLSSDAKSITGMVGWNAKGLWDAPDALNAPLIRRVQAYAMAVNEENARMGRIVAAPTAGSAGTIPGALLGVADHLGLPDERLVDPMILAAGVGKAISKRMFISGAAGGCQAEIGSSAAMAAAAVVELLGGSPRAAVHAASLALMNTIGLVCDPVGGYVEVPCVSRNAFFAVHAVSAAQLALAQLESFIPPDEVVGAMASVGRLMPAELRETAEGGLAQTPTGLAVTARMEGRQEEPGGMIELPMA; translated from the coding sequence ATGACCCTCGAAGAACTGATGAACGCGCCCGCTCCGGCCTCCGGCTGGGTGCTGGCGCAAGACTGCGCCGAGACGGGCCTGGACCCCCAGGACATCCGCAGCGAGATGAGCAGGCGCATCGGGGAGATGCGCGCCTCTGTCGAGCGGGGGCTAAGCAGCGACGCCAAGAGCATCACCGGCATGGTGGGCTGGAACGCCAAGGGCCTCTGGGACGCGCCCGACGCGCTGAATGCCCCCCTGATCCGCCGGGTGCAGGCCTACGCGATGGCCGTGAACGAGGAAAACGCCCGCATGGGCCGCATCGTGGCCGCCCCCACGGCGGGCAGCGCGGGCACCATTCCCGGGGCGCTGCTGGGCGTGGCCGACCACCTGGGCCTCCCCGACGAACGGCTGGTGGACCCGATGATCCTGGCCGCCGGGGTGGGCAAGGCGATCAGCAAACGCATGTTCATCTCGGGCGCGGCAGGAGGCTGTCAGGCCGAGATCGGCTCCAGCGCCGCAATGGCCGCCGCCGCCGTGGTGGAGCTACTGGGCGGCTCGCCGCGCGCCGCCGTCCACGCCGCGTCCCTCGCCCTGATGAACACCATCGGGCTGGTGTGCGACCCGGTGGGCGGCTACGTGGAAGTGCCCTGCGTGAGCCGCAACGCCTTTTTCGCCGTTCACGCCGTCAGCGCGGCGCAACTCGCCCTGGCGCAGCTCGAATCCTTCATCCCCCCGGACGAGGTGGTGGGCGCGATGGCCTCGGTGGGCCGCCTGATGCCCGCCGAACTGCGCGAGACGGCCGAAGGTGGGCTGGCCCAGACCCCGACCGGCCTCGCGGTGACGGCGCGGATGGAGGGCCGTCAGGAGGAGCCGGGCGGCATGATCGAACTGCCGATGGCGTAG
- a CDS encoding Uma2 family endonuclease encodes MTDAAPQAMSEADYLRTERESPYKREYVGGFVYPLHAQAGASGEHVRISLRIAAALLPDADHQGCRLYQSDMQLYVLGASSYFYPDVMLVCGGEPPGRYHETSPCLLVEVLSGSTAHNDRRHKHAVYTAIPTLRTYLIVSQDDRYVVEYQRGAEDGAEKWAMREHRGAGQVDVPCLGRTLSLDEIYRGVR; translated from the coding sequence ATGACGGACGCAGCTCCACAGGCCATGAGCGAGGCGGATTACCTGCGGACCGAGCGCGAGAGTCCCTACAAGCGCGAGTACGTGGGCGGCTTCGTGTACCCACTGCACGCCCAGGCGGGGGCGAGTGGGGAGCATGTGCGGATCAGCCTGCGAATTGCGGCGGCCCTGCTGCCCGATGCCGACCACCAGGGCTGCCGCCTCTACCAGTCGGACATGCAGCTTTACGTCCTCGGCGCGTCCAGTTACTTCTACCCCGACGTGATGCTGGTGTGTGGGGGCGAGCCGCCGGGGCGGTACCACGAGACCTCACCCTGCTTGCTGGTCGAGGTGCTGTCGGGCAGCACGGCGCACAACGACCGTCGCCACAAGCACGCCGTCTACACGGCGATTCCCACCCTCCGGACTTACCTGATCGTCTCGCAGGACGACCGCTACGTGGTGGAGTACCAGCGCGGCGCGGAGGACGGCGCAGAGAAGTGGGCCATGCGCGAGCACCGGGGCGCGGGGCAGGTGGACGTCCCCTGCCTGGGCCGAACGCTCAGCCTGGACGAGATTTACCGGGGCGTACGGTAG
- a CDS encoding HAD-IA family hydrolase, producing the protein MRAAFGAVLFDLDGVLVDSETLANAVWVELLAEHGLRLDRAEFMARAVGSTHAALFDWLRGERGWERPEGFLPELDARLARAFHATPAIEGAAGTLRALSAAGLPFAVASNSLRSRLHLKLEAAGLAELVGEHAYDPAHVGGRGKPLPDLYAHAAARLGVSPDRCLVIEDSVTGLRAGVAAGATVWGLLAGGHVHPDGAAALREAGAARVLRDHAELRAALGLTVGV; encoded by the coding sequence GTGAGGGCCGCCTTCGGGGCCGTCCTCTTCGACCTCGACGGCGTGCTGGTGGACAGCGAGACGCTGGCGAACGCGGTCTGGGTGGAGCTGCTGGCCGAGCACGGGCTGAGGCTGGACCGCGCCGAGTTCATGGCCCGCGCGGTGGGCAGCACGCACGCCGCGCTGTTCGACTGGTTGCGTGGGGAGCGCGGCTGGGAGCGGCCCGAGGGCTTCTTGCCCGAACTCGACGCCCGGCTGGCGCGGGCCTTTCACGCCACGCCCGCCATCGAGGGCGCGGCGGGGACCTTGCGGGCGCTGTCGGCGGCGGGCCTGCCCTTTGCGGTGGCGAGCAACAGCCTGCGGTCACGCCTGCACCTCAAGCTGGAGGCCGCCGGGCTGGCCGAACTGGTCGGAGAGCACGCCTACGACCCCGCCCATGTGGGGGGCCGGGGCAAGCCGCTGCCGGACCTGTACGCCCACGCCGCCGCGCGCCTGGGCGTCTCCCCCGACCGCTGCCTGGTCATTGAGGACAGCGTGACCGGGCTGAGGGCGGGCGTGGCGGCAGGCGCGACCGTGTGGGGCCTGCTGGCGGGCGGCCACGTCCATCCTGACGGTGCGGCGGCGCTGAGGGAGGCCGGAGCCGCGCGGGTCCTGCGCGACCACGCCGAGCTGCGAGCGGCGCTGGGCCTGACCGTGGGCGTGTGA
- a CDS encoding histidine triad nucleotide-binding protein, giving the protein MDNAAPGQPTTLFTRIVARELPADVVYEDERYIAIRDIAPKAPIHLLVIPKRVTTRLDEVTDAAEMGELWLTAVRVARQHAPDYRLLVNCGEGGGQVVPHTHVHILAGWESGPESDTQ; this is encoded by the coding sequence ATGGACAACGCCGCCCCCGGCCAGCCGACCACCCTCTTCACGCGCATCGTCGCCCGCGAGCTGCCCGCAGACGTGGTGTATGAAGACGAGCGCTATATCGCCATTCGCGACATCGCGCCCAAGGCGCCCATTCACCTGCTGGTGATTCCCAAGCGGGTCACCACCCGCCTCGACGAGGTCACGGACGCCGCCGAGATGGGCGAGCTGTGGCTCACCGCCGTGCGGGTCGCCCGCCAGCACGCGCCAGACTACCGCCTGCTGGTCAACTGCGGCGAGGGCGGCGGCCAGGTCGTGCCCCATACCCACGTGCATATCCTGGCGGGCTGGGAAAGCGGCCCCGAGAGCGACACCCAGTGA
- a CDS encoding SDR family NAD(P)-dependent oxidoreductase, with the protein MRLSKRLLVLAGVGALAARRVLGAPFALSGKSVLITGGARGLGLALAREFTARGARVTLVSRSGDELDRAAADLRASGATVHTIVADVTQAGDIGRAVEETARVHGGLDVLVNNAGIIQTGPLENMTEGDFREIMEVNGFAPLRLTRAALPLLRARRGRVLIVASVGGKVAIPHLAPYSVSKFAAVGVGQALRAELAREGVGVTTVLPGLMRTGSARHAQVKGQQHKEYALFATLDNLPVVSLDAGVAARRIVDALVRGDAEAMIGGPALILRYAQALAPQLTADLIALGNRALPGPATHTRSVRGAEVETALTRANPLKQAAEADLNER; encoded by the coding sequence ATGAGACTCTCCAAACGTCTGCTGGTCCTGGCTGGAGTGGGAGCGCTGGCGGCCCGGCGGGTGCTGGGCGCCCCCTTTGCCCTGAGCGGCAAGAGCGTGCTGATCACCGGCGGGGCGCGCGGCCTGGGGCTGGCGCTGGCCCGCGAATTCACGGCGCGCGGCGCCCGCGTCACCCTGGTGTCGCGCAGCGGAGACGAGCTGGACCGGGCAGCGGCGGACCTGCGCGCGAGCGGGGCCACGGTCCACACTATCGTCGCGGACGTGACCCAGGCGGGCGACATCGGGCGCGCGGTGGAGGAGACGGCGCGGGTCCACGGCGGCCTCGACGTGCTGGTCAACAACGCCGGAATCATCCAGACCGGACCGCTGGAGAACATGACCGAGGGGGACTTCCGCGAGATCATGGAGGTCAACGGCTTCGCGCCGCTGCGCCTGACCCGCGCAGCCCTGCCGCTGCTGCGCGCCCGCCGGGGCCGGGTTTTGATCGTCGCGTCGGTGGGCGGCAAGGTCGCCATTCCGCACCTCGCCCCGTACTCGGTCAGCAAGTTCGCGGCGGTCGGGGTGGGGCAGGCCCTGCGCGCCGAACTCGCCCGCGAGGGGGTCGGCGTGACCACCGTGCTCCCGGGGCTGATGCGCACCGGCAGCGCCCGCCACGCCCAGGTCAAGGGCCAGCAGCACAAGGAGTACGCCCTGTTCGCCACCCTGGACAACCTGCCGGTCGTGTCGCTGGACGCGGGTGTGGCGGCCCGCCGGATTGTGGACGCCCTGGTGCGCGGCGACGCCGAGGCGATGATCGGTGGCCCGGCCCTGATCCTGCGGTATGCCCAGGCGCTCGCCCCGCAGCTGACCGCCGACCTGATTGCGCTGGGCAACCGCGCCCTGCCCGGCCCCGCCACCCACACCCGCTCGGTGCGCGGCGCCGAGGTCGAGACGGCGCTCACCCGCGCCAACCCGCTCAAGCAGGCGGCGGAGGCCGACCTCAACGAGCGCTAG